The Lepeophtheirus salmonis chromosome 3, UVic_Lsal_1.4, whole genome shotgun sequence genomic interval AAACTGGCgccgacattttttttttgtgttaatttttaatttcatttaaaattacttttgaataaaaacggATCATATTATGAGTGGCCCCAGATAAACACTTTTGCTGAAAAATGAGCTAAAAATCCGGGAGTATCTGTCAAAAAAGGGATCTCATCAAACCCTGATTGCCTCAAAATAGGgagtttgaaaattattaaataattatttacatatgtatccAAAAATTATGGTTTTTATATACTTCAGATATAGATAACTTTTATCTGAAAAATAGAAGTTTCCTTTATGCGAATTTGACTGTATATGAAAAACTAGACATTTTATGGGCAAACACTCGAGCTCATATTTTACACTAAATATATCATATCAATCAACAACTTCCTCTCTTCCGCTCCGTTCGAAACCTGGATTTCAAAATTCGAAAGAGTTGATCAACCCCTCCCAAAACGACCCACCCTAATGCAAATACATGACTATAAGTATTTCTAAATGCCATGAAAACAAATCGTTTTCTTaggaaaagagaaagaaagcgaagaagaagaaatgaataaGACTAAGAGTAACcctatatgtataattatagcTATGATTtaagtatatactatatataaatttactactACTAAGAAGAGGAATAAAAAGTGCAAATACCCCTTGGAAAATGTGTCATGCAAAGCTTTAAGTTAGACCCaacacacacaaacacacacCCATTAATATGTTCAACATATCTATCAAGAAAACTGTTAACGGCCCCATcgcctatatatatattccaggGTTTAAAGGATTGCTAATTGCTTTACCGTCGAGGAATTGCTTGGACTCTTCAGGTGGTGAAATGACAAGGGTTTCCATGTTCACCTCCCTCATTTCTTGTATCAATTTCTCTACTTCGGATTTGCGTTGACGGATTTGTTCCTCCATTTCTTGCACCTGGAAGAGGGATTGATGATTCATGTATTATTAGAGggattatattattacaatatcaatAGGATAAAGAATTTACGAAACttgtttttctatgaaaaaacaCCAAAATATTGAGAAAGACAAAatcctttccttcaaaaaattaaaaacaaaaacacaacgatacaataaaagatttatgtgtatcaaaaatatttcttacaaactttccttctattatttttatttattatataagttgtattttttttatacacattacatattaaattgtatgtagttattttttttaaagttttttttttttaaagaaaagtaaagaatatatgtataaataggagttgacaatatatgtacattgtagaatGACAAAAAGGATAAGAACATCGCAAAACATACCTCCACACTCAGATGCTGGCTGATATTTGCTCCCTCTTCCGAGCTCTTTTGAAgacttttaatttcttcatgAAGTTTTTCAACTTCTGACATTAACTCCTGCTCCTTTTGTTTACTCTTCTCTATGGACATGGAACGCATCTCATCCCCCAAATGCCTATAATGAAAAACATGGAATGAATAACCCTGGATCacttctttacttttttatgatcTCTCTTACTTGAGCGTTGCATTCGTTTTTTGAAGCTCTTGATCCGTTCCAGCTAGTCTTTGTTTTAGTTGCGAGATCTCATCACGAATGGCAGCATCCTCTTTAAATAAAGAGGGAGCCCCACCTGCTGAATTTGTATTACTTGCATTTCCCCCAGCGTCAAGGCCCAAGTGACAGAGTTCATTCTCATTGCGTTGAGAAACTTCTTCAAGTCTACGAACCTCTGACACGACAACATCCAAAGAGGGTGTTAAAGGATCTGGTAGCATGGTGCTACTAGAGGAATAGCCATGACCCTCTAGATAACCCACCTCTGAATCATACTATGTGTATAGAAAGAGGAAAATGAGGATAGTAGGTAATGAGAGTTATGATCATTGAAATGTGGTTGCAACTTACCTTTTTGAGCTCAGTTTGTTGAGAATGTATAGCTGATTGCTGTGCGGATATAAGATTATACAGGTCCTGTATCTCCAAATGACTCTGCGGGAAATGGAAATATAATGCAAATGATATAAGTATTCAttggtatatgtatatatttattatttaagtcttGTGTATGTGATTCAAAACaacagtaattaaataaaaagaggaCAATTCTACAGGAATTAACTCCTCAAAATTTTGACCCTTTTGATGAAGAAGCTATCAACTATGCATACACATACATTCGCTCCGACaatcttttaaaatgaaatcaaaactcaaaatcatattcatacaaaaaaaataaagataataacgTTTGCTGTCTTTAATTTTGATGGATGGAGGGAGTAAAGTAAAGAATAGAAAGAGATTTGTGATTCTACAATAATGCACCtgcatatgtacatattattattgaacttaATGCACTTAAAAGTGAAACTTACAGGTCTGATAGCTCTTCTGGAGTACTGGATGTTTGATGCTGAATtgcaataattattactaatactACTACAACTGGGTGGATTGTTTTTGCCCATTAGGGATTTGCTGGATCGATCTCCTTTGTCGATGCCCACAAGAGAGGATTTTGAGGGATGTCGACTCAGATGTGGCGTTCTATGAACTGGAGGCGGACTGTAGTGTGGTGGTCTGACCACTGCTGTTGGTGATGTAGGTTTAGGAGGTCTGAACCGAACTCCTGGAGGTGGTGGAGCTCTGTATGGAGGTGGATCGGAGGGACTAGCGTTGCGTGGATGAGGAGGTGGCGGGGGTCTGTAGGCAGGAGGATATGTTTTAGGATTTGTGAAACCGTAATCCGGCAAGGGTTGTTGACTAGGATGCCCCAATGCATAGCGCCGATATCCACTCACACCTCCCCCCATTTCTTTATCAGAATAACCATTGGAAGTGTCACTTCCCGTTTTATCAGAACCTCGTCCCGAATCTGGAGAGAGTCTATTATTATCTATAGGTTTGCTTCCAATAGGGATCCCTGGAGGTGGCGGCTTCCATACCGCTTCAAAAGGAGGAAGGGACTTGCTATGATTAGCTAATCCAGCAGAGGATGAATATCGCGCACGATGAAGTCGTGGAGAGAGGGGATGTGAAGAGGAGTTCGAGGGAGCCGAAGAGGCAGGAGGCTTTGTAGAATTGTCCAAGGCAGAGCGTTTGAGAATGAATTGAACCTCCGACATGTACTCTCCTCTTTTTTGCAAGACCTGAAAAGGGAAATATAAAGAGAAATTGAGTTgggattttataattatgtattatcatAATAGATATTCGTGAGTAGGTACATATGATGATATGATGCATGTCTGTTCATATGTGACTGCTGCTAATTATCACTTCTTGTAGGACCTTGTATATTGTACAGTAGTAAATTACAtgagaatgtattttttaaaagaaagaaaactctTTGAAAAAAGTGCATCGTCCTGATGATTGTATGTACACCATCtcctcatttataaaaataaacacgtcAAACTACTCTGGAGATGGGGGAGTCATCATCTTCATCATCAAAGATGATCTATGACCACAATTAGCGAAAATATATGCAAACATTATAATAGCAATAATGACACAatcatgaacattatttttaaaaaaaagaaaagaaaaaagagtttaaacATTATATAGTACCTTAAGTGGATGTTCCTGCGGTGCCAAGAGTCTTTCACTATTTCGCCATCGTTCAATAAGCGTAAATCGTCCGGTTTTACCCGTTGCATGCGCCAGCGCATAGACCACATCctgaagaaagaaagaaacaataattataactacatcaaaatataaaataattataattaaaacacgCAAAGGTTGTAAGTAGGCACAATTTAAATGGAGACTTTTTGGATACTTTCGTTAGATGGCGTTTAAATTATAGATCGTGATGAGGAAgggttttcttatttttaatgattactATTTTGGAGAGGGTTTATATgcacatgtatgtatgtatgataaTGCGAAGGAGTAAAGTAAAGAAGAAGATAACGAATAATAGGTAAGTGAAGAAATAGAGGGGAAGAAGGTAATatctaatgataataatataatcataattgtGAGTGAAATTAATATGATGTGGACGgggatgaattttttttaatgggagAAATGAATTCATGGGAGGGTGCAGAATAAAAATACAGGGAACCACCTATGGTGGATGGATGGATGAAGCCAAGaaactttacaaatatacaaaacataaaaatactatcggaaaaaataaaaaaaaatttttgtatacatacatatatataatatgtacttgttGAATGATCCCCCCTCCTGTTCCTTTTTCTCCATCTCACTGTGTAAGAAATGAGTCAAAGTAAAAGTtcctaataataatacattattataactTAGTAAATGCCAAGAAATGGTCAAAGAATTTCACTGTAATAATTACagtaatgtttataataaataatacttaataataaagagaacttcttcttctaataataattatagtagtAAGAACAAACTATGAATGAATTACAACCCTTCTAATAGTCACATACTACACACACAGAAGATCCTTCTAAATCACCCTAacaatcatataggtatataatgatatatgtatatcaggTTGGCTCAAAAGACTAAGAGAGAGAAAGTGGTCTTACATGacgatgaacaaaaaatataaatcaaaaatcacGAGGACTCCTCGCCAAAAGGGTTCCTTCGGACCCCCTTGATGAATGGACATGtctattattcttataattaataattgtaaaaagggGGATTTGAGCGTGACAATGGGATCTATTCATGTGTGTACAGGTCTTCttgcctattttttaaatgtatacatcTTTAAAGTAGGTATAAATTAGAAAGACGGCTACATGACATTTAAGTTTTACGCACTTTATTATGGCCATTGTTTCATAAGGCCTAGGAAAAGGGAAAATAAGAAGTTAATTAATCAGGGATGACTTGCAATGAAGAAGGACTTTTATATGTGAGTcgattaatatagaaaatatataggtaattaCATATCAAGGGGGCTTTTTGACCACTGAGTGAGAAATCATGGTGTTGCTCATAAAACGGCAGTaggatatatacatattagtaaAAAGAAGAGCCAAATGTAAGTGAAAATAATCTTGTACGTGTATCGAAAGCGTAATATGATACGTAAGTCAAACGACGTCGACGTCTACCTATGCTATGCAAAACATAAAGAATAAGTTAGAAGGAAGAATAGGAATTAACATATAGCCTTATAGGTATGAAGTAGTTAGTAGGTATATAAATGAAGTGAGGTGAAGCACCCCCCTCCTTCACATCTTTTGTAGCCTTCCATTGACGTCaggcattttttaatttaagccACTTTGTTTTTTGGAGGGAAAAGGTTGTGTTTTCTTAACATACATTATTAAGAACAGGGACCGTGGAAAAGAGTTGTGGGGTCATTTATGTTGATCAACTAACACGGAATAGTGGATATATTAAGTTCGCGGAAATAATTGCAATACTCTTCAAATTCAATACTCCTgctaatattaacataaaaaatgaaacctgGATGGGTTCCAATTTTTTTCCGCTTCTTCACTTtagtttaacaaatattatttgtgtataCAGAAATCTTGGAAAAAAGTAGGAGGAACGGCAATAATagcacatataaaatataaacacagaCGGGTCAAAACAGCTTAAGGAAAGAGTTTCTAAAACTAACTAACTCGTACTTGTGTCTTTTCCTTCCTGAGTTTCATTATGTCCTTCGATAGGTAGAGGATCCTCAAGATTTATTATCCTATTAGGGAAGGGTTCGTCAATGTTTTTATGACATTATCAAGAATAGAAGTAGAGTTTAGCGTGATTTAATAAACActtgttttcattcattttccgTTTAAGAGCTGAAATATGGGAAACATATGCTCTGAGGGATTTTCTTGCATTCATTTTCCGTTTTTAAGTCTGTATCAGAGATGAGAGTCGGGTTTAAGGGTGTTTTAATGGACAtttttttgtgttcatttcctGCTTTTATGACTCTATGTGGAATCAAAGTCTGACTATAATATCCTCATAAGAGGACATTacatatttgtgtttattaacCTTAAGAGTTGAAATAGAGGTAAAAATGTGCTTTATGGGGGATTTATTTGTGTCAGTATGAGAGTCTCGAAGAGGCATTTGCCAGACCATTTCCCATTTTTATGACGGTATGAAGGAAGAGAGTTGGGTTTAAGGTATTTTAAGGGCATTTGGTTCTGTCAATTTTCCACTTGAGCAACATATAATATGGAAGTTGCAACAAAGTAGCTTGAAGTAGATTCAGTATTATTGTTTGAAAAGAGGGTGGTTTAAAAAGTGGAGGAAATGTAAAATAAggcataataaaatagaatgatTTTCGTAATGAGAAAAGAGAGAGGGGGGAGAAATAAGAATGAACAGAACAGGAGtttgaaataataagaataaataataggatGATGAGGGAATTGCTAGACTGCTGCCGAGTAAGGCGGCAGCAATGTAGAAGAGAAGGAGAGGAAAGAAGAGGGAGCAGGTAAAACAGGTAACCTTACCTGGCAAGTGGTTTTCTCAGTCACTCCACACACGATCCTCTGAATCCCTTCCACCCAAACTTTCAACTCCATTCTCAGGAGTCGCACCTACTTAAATGACACATAATAATAAACGTAAAGTAATCCAGCACGGATCAGGAGGAGTAAGGGGATCCCCGCCTCTCACTCGCCTCGGCTCCTCCTTTCTTCAATCATAGAAGACACAAACACTTCAAGTCGTCGTCTTCCTTGCTGTAATCTCTTATTTATTAATCCGATGCTAATTATTTGTCAACGATTCCTTATCGTCTATCCgatgatttatgtatattcgATTCCGAATCAACACGTACACTCACACACACTTTTTAAGATCGATCCCTCGATGGGTAGATGATGATGCTATTATTCCGAATCACTTATCATCAATGGCGTAACAAATTAAATAACgatatttatagtaatacagCAGTCGTCGAATAACGcgaaaaaactataataaaaaggaGTCAAATGCTCCCACTCTCTCAAGGTGTCCGACAAAGACTGAagtggatttttgttttttttctttcttcttcattattattattattactcaagCAGCGCCCGCGTGAGCGTACTTTtcttttctacatatttttacgATAAAGGCGTGCGTGTCGTTAATTCACCTTGAAttctccctttttattattatttctataagtatgtatttctttttgtcattttttttactacactgTACTGTAGTATACAGTATGTATTTGTAAGAAACCTGAAAAtgattctaataataataagactAACGTTCTATTTATGATGATGTGATGTTATCCACCTATTTTGGCGTCGTCCTCATCCTCTTGAGGAGGGGGACGCATCGTGAGCCTTCTGTGtctgaaataattataatattatcattaaaaggGATCATTTGGATGTATTATTTATCCTgtgataaatatttgacattcaACACGTAGCTTTTTTTCGGGAAGGGAGAGTTGAGTGTTGTTTAATAGTCAATAAATACACACTTTTACCCTGTCAGAGacgaaagtatttataaaaataaaggatattatTTTCTAGGAAATGAGGAACAAATTCTGATCCTGTTAATTATAAT includes:
- the RASSF8 gene encoding uncharacterized protein RASSF8 isoform X2; the protein is MELKVWVEGIQRIVCGVTEKTTCQDVVYALAHATGKTGRFTLIERWRNSERLLAPQEHPLKVLQKRGEYMSEVQFILKRSALDNSTKPPASSAPSNSSSHPLSPRLHRARYSSSAGLANHSKSLPPFEAVWKPPPPGIPIGSKPIDNNRLSPDSGRGSDKTGSDTSNGYSDKEMGGGVSGYRRYALGHPSQQPLPDYGFTNPKTYPPAYRPPPPPHPRNASPSDPPPYRAPPPPGVRFRPPKPTSPTAVVRPPHYSPPPVHRTPHLSRHPSKSSLVGIDKGDRSSKSLMGKNNPPSCSSISNNYCNSASNIQYSRRAIRPSHLEIQDLYNLISAQQSAIHSQQTELKKYDSEVGYLEGHGYSSSSTMLPDPLTPSLDVVVSEVRRLEEVSQRNENELCHLGLDAGGNASNTNSAGGAPSLFKEDAAIRDEISQLKQRLAGTDQELQKTNATLKHLGDEMRSMSIEKSKQKEQELMSEVEKLHEEIKSLQKSSEEGANISQHLSVEVQEMEEQIRQRKSEVEKLIQEMREVNMETLVISPPEESKQFLDGPPRPGSSRKMLGSPRQLENAVPTSKNPHGVWV
- the RASSF8 gene encoding uncharacterized protein RASSF8 isoform X1, with product MELKVWVEGIQRIVCGVTEKTTCQDVVYALAHATGKTGRFTLIERWRNSERLLAPQEHPLKVLQKRGEYMSEVQFILKRSALDNSTKPPASSAPSNSSSHPLSPRLHRARYSSSAGLANHSKSLPPFEAVWKPPPPGIPIGSKPIDNNRLSPDSGRGSDKTGSDTSNGYSDKEMGGGVSGYRRYALGHPSQQPLPDYGFTNPKTYPPAYRPPPPPHPRNASPSDPPPYRAPPPPGVRFRPPKPTSPTAVVRPPHYSPPPVHRTPHLSRHPSKSSLVGIDKGDRSSKSLMGKNNPPSCSSISNNYCNSASNIQYSRRAIRPSHLEIQDLYNLISAQQSAIHSQQTELKKYDSEVGYLEGHGYSSSSTMLPDPLTPSLDVVVSEVRRLEEVSQRNENELCHLGLDAGGNASNTNSAGGAPSLFKEDAAIRDEISQLKQRLAGTDQELQKTNATLKHLGDEMRSMSIEKSKQKEQELMSEVEKLHEEIKSLQKSSEEGANISQHLSVEVQEMEEQIRQRKSEVEKLIQEMREVNMETLVISPPEESKQFLDAYVNYCIGPPRPGSSRKMLGSPRQLENAVPTSKNPHGVWV